The Candidatus Cloacimonadota bacterium genome contains a region encoding:
- a CDS encoding DMT family transporter, whose translation MTNQQKAYIYATFAVLLWSTAASAFKISLRYLDFLHLLLFSSFFASLVLFIFLVIQKKFNLIFSFSRKEYLHSLFLGFLNPFLYYLILFKAYELLPAQEAQPLNFIWPLMIVLFSIPILKQKIKFKNIISLLICFLGVIIISTQGNIFSLKFSNSFGVGLALFSSIIWAFFFILNVKDKRDEIVKLFLSFIFGFFYILIFSFVFVKIDFPSIKGILGTIYISLFEMAITFFVWLKALTLSDTTAKVNNLIYLTPFLSLIFINFMVGEKILLSTFIGLIFIVTGILSSSELVPKPENIR comes from the coding sequence ATGACAAATCAGCAAAAAGCCTACATCTACGCAACATTCGCAGTTCTTCTCTGGTCAACCGCAGCATCAGCCTTCAAAATTTCATTAAGATATCTGGATTTTCTTCATCTGCTCTTATTTTCATCTTTTTTTGCTTCTCTTGTTTTATTTATTTTTTTAGTTATTCAAAAAAAATTCAACCTGATATTTTCTTTTTCCAGAAAGGAATACTTACATTCTCTTTTTCTGGGATTTTTGAATCCTTTTCTTTATTATCTGATTCTTTTCAAAGCTTACGAATTACTGCCAGCTCAGGAAGCTCAACCTTTGAATTTTATCTGGCCTTTGATGATCGTCCTTTTCTCGATTCCCATTCTCAAACAAAAGATCAAATTTAAGAATATCATTTCACTTTTGATCTGTTTTCTGGGAGTGATCATTATTTCTACTCAAGGAAATATTTTCAGTTTGAAATTCTCAAACTCATTCGGAGTTGGGCTTGCCCTTTTTTCATCGATCATCTGGGCTTTTTTCTTTATCTTAAATGTAAAAGATAAAAGGGATGAGATCGTAAAACTTTTTTTGAGTTTTATCTTTGGATTTTTTTATATTTTAATTTTCTCTTTTGTATTTGTGAAGATCGATTTTCCTTCAATAAAGGGAATTCTGGGAACAATTTACATCTCCTTATTTGAGATGGCGATCACTTTTTTTGTCTGGTTAAAAGCTCTGACTCTTTCCGATACAACTGCAAAAGTAAACAACCTTATTTATTTGACTCCATTTTTGTCTTTGATCTTCATAAACTTTATGGTCGGAGAAAAAATTTTACTTTCAACTTTTATCGGTTTAATTTTTATTGTCACAGGAATTTTAAGTAGCTCGGAACTTGTTCCGAAACCAGAAAATATTAGATGA
- a CDS encoding NAD-dependent succinate-semialdehyde dehydrogenase produces MKSINPFTEKTIKEYKEHTSEEVKIQIEKSHQSFLDWKKTDFEERTWLMTKAAQILRNKSEEYAELMMNEMGKLFRSGKAEAEKCAWVCDYYAKNSKKFLEPEIVETDATESFVTFQPFGIVLAVMPWNFPFWQVFRFAAPALMAGNVGILKHASNVPGCALAIEDIFRQAGFPENVFKTLLIGSNKVNEIIENTLIKAVTLTGSTSAGKSVAKKSGEMLKKTVLELGGSDPYIILEDADLEKVVPICVTSKLINAGQSCIAAKRFIVVEKVKERFEELLVKQMSAQKMGDPKNKETTIGPLSRYDLRDELHEQVQRSIEKGADCILGGKIPDDKGAFYPPTVLTNVQKGTPAYNEELFGPVAVIISAGDEEDAIRIANDSKFGLGAAVFTSDEEKGKRIAEKELEAGCCFVNDFVRSDPRLPFGGIKESGYGRELSHYGIKEFVNIKTVYVK; encoded by the coding sequence ATGAAATCCATAAATCCTTTTACAGAAAAAACGATCAAAGAATACAAAGAACATACTTCAGAAGAAGTAAAAATCCAAATCGAAAAGTCTCATCAGTCATTTCTTGATTGGAAAAAAACCGATTTTGAAGAACGAACCTGGCTCATGACCAAAGCTGCTCAAATCCTGCGAAATAAATCCGAAGAATATGCTGAACTGATGATGAATGAAATGGGAAAACTTTTCAGAAGCGGAAAAGCGGAAGCAGAAAAATGTGCCTGGGTTTGCGATTATTATGCCAAAAATTCTAAAAAGTTTTTAGAACCGGAAATCGTTGAAACAGATGCAACTGAAAGTTTTGTTACCTTCCAACCTTTCGGAATTGTACTTGCTGTCATGCCCTGGAATTTTCCTTTCTGGCAGGTTTTCCGATTTGCTGCTCCTGCTCTGATGGCAGGAAATGTCGGAATATTGAAGCATGCATCCAATGTTCCCGGATGTGCTTTAGCGATCGAAGATATTTTCAGGCAAGCAGGATTCCCGGAAAATGTTTTTAAGACTTTACTGATTGGAAGTAACAAAGTTAATGAAATTATTGAAAATACTTTGATAAAGGCTGTAACCTTGACCGGAAGTACTTCAGCCGGTAAATCAGTTGCTAAAAAATCAGGTGAAATGTTGAAAAAAACTGTTCTCGAACTTGGCGGAAGCGATCCTTACATTATCCTCGAAGACGCCGATCTGGAAAAAGTAGTTCCAATTTGTGTAACCTCTAAACTGATCAATGCCGGTCAGAGCTGTATTGCTGCGAAAAGATTTATTGTGGTGGAGAAAGTAAAAGAAAGATTTGAAGAACTTCTCGTTAAACAAATGTCGGCACAAAAAATGGGTGATCCAAAAAATAAAGAAACAACGATTGGTCCTCTATCAAGATACGATTTAAGAGACGAACTTCACGAGCAAGTTCAAAGAAGCATCGAAAAAGGTGCAGATTGCATTTTAGGTGGAAAAATCCCTGATGATAAAGGTGCATTTTATCCACCGACAGTTCTGACAAATGTCCAAAAAGGAACTCCGGCATATAATGAAGAATTATTCGGACCGGTTGCTGTCATTATTTCTGCCGGAGATGAAGAGGATGCGATCAGAATCGCAAATGATTCAAAATTCGGACTTGGTGCTGCAGTATTCACATCTGACGAAGAAAAAGGAAAAAGGATCGCTGAAAAAGAACTGGAAGCAGGATGCTGTTTTGTGAATGATTTTGTCCGTTCCGATCCGCGACTTCCTTTTGGTGGAATCAAGGAAAGCGGATATGGACGAGAACTTTCACACTATGGGATCAAAGAATTTGTGAATATTAAGACGGTTTATGTGAAATGA
- a CDS encoding cation transporter encodes MKKEKKSIAYLEAGISILLNIILFILKYIVGIKTASIAIIADAWHTLSDSFSSIILFFGIKISNKPPDKEHPFGHGRAEIIASLIIGIILTIVAFNFLIESFQRFREHQAANFSMKAIIIIIISIVLKEFMAQFSFWGARKTKSTLLSADGWHHRSDALTSLMVLIGIFLGKYFWWIDSVMGFLLSLMIFYAAFNILKKSISPLIGEEPDEEIVHKIKEIINTNIDQEIHFHHLHYHCYGSHKEITFHIVLAPDMKLVEAHNVADKIEKLIKSELDIEATIHAEPYHNENLPNF; translated from the coding sequence ATGAAAAAAGAAAAAAAATCCATCGCATATTTAGAAGCAGGGATTTCGATATTGCTCAATATTATCCTCTTCATCCTGAAATATATCGTCGGAATAAAAACAGCTTCCATCGCTATCATTGCTGATGCCTGGCACACTTTATCGGATTCTTTTTCTTCGATCATCCTTTTTTTTGGAATTAAAATTTCCAACAAACCTCCTGATAAAGAACATCCGTTCGGACATGGTCGCGCGGAAATCATAGCATCTCTAATCATAGGAATTATTCTCACAATTGTAGCTTTCAATTTTTTAATTGAATCATTTCAACGATTCAGAGAACATCAAGCTGCAAATTTCTCGATGAAAGCAATTATCATCATCATCATCTCGATTGTTTTAAAAGAATTTATGGCTCAATTCTCATTCTGGGGAGCAAGGAAGACAAAATCAACTTTACTTTCCGCAGATGGCTGGCATCATCGCAGCGACGCTCTTACTTCATTAATGGTCTTGATCGGAATTTTTCTTGGAAAATATTTCTGGTGGATAGACAGTGTGATGGGATTTCTTCTTTCATTGATGATCTTTTATGCAGCTTTCAATATCCTGAAAAAATCTATCAGTCCCTTGATCGGAGAAGAACCGGATGAGGAAATCGTTCATAAAATCAAAGAAATAATAAACACAAATATCGATCAGGAAATTCATTTTCATCACCTGCATTATCATTGTTACGGAAGCCATAAAGAGATCACCTTTCATATCGTCCTTGCTCCTGATATGAAATTAGTCGAAGCTCATAATGTTGCTGATAAAATTGAGAAACTAATCAAATCAGAACTGGATATTGAAGCTACAATTCATGCTGAACCTTATCATAACGAAAACCTGCCAAATTTTTGA